From one Gracilibacillus salinarum genomic stretch:
- a CDS encoding DUF881 domain-containing protein — MMKKLISKQYVTISFICLLIGFMVAILFNTHQQPAERDTRDSWEIRTAIQEEQITQQNLYQEIAEAQNMLSDYEDQTQLQQIESLKESINDLRKKAGLTEVEGKGVQITLEPMFLDEEYQEYPKLNAELIQLLINELNAAGVKEIAIDDQRIISLTPIRDVNGNVYVNNTSIGDLPVQIKLLANEPDRVINHIEVSEIADYFALENVTINMIEKDSITITKYDGPLNVDELKDTDVTKEDEK; from the coding sequence ATGATGAAAAAGTTAATTTCCAAACAATATGTAACCATCAGTTTTATTTGTTTGCTTATCGGTTTTATGGTTGCCATACTGTTCAATACCCATCAGCAACCAGCAGAGCGTGATACAAGAGACAGTTGGGAAATTCGAACAGCCATACAAGAAGAACAAATAACGCAACAAAACCTCTATCAGGAAATTGCAGAAGCACAAAATATGCTAAGTGATTATGAAGATCAAACACAGCTTCAACAGATTGAATCATTGAAAGAATCAATCAATGATTTGCGCAAGAAAGCTGGTTTAACAGAAGTGGAAGGTAAAGGGGTTCAGATTACATTAGAGCCAATGTTCTTAGATGAAGAATATCAGGAATACCCAAAATTAAACGCGGAATTGATTCAATTGTTGATTAATGAACTGAATGCAGCTGGTGTAAAAGAAATAGCTATTGATGATCAGCGGATTATCAGCTTAACGCCGATCCGGGACGTCAATGGCAATGTCTATGTAAACAATACTTCAATTGGAGATTTGCCTGTACAAATCAAATTATTGGCAAATGAACCAGACCGTGTGATTAATCATATTGAAGTTAGTGAAATTGCAGACTATTTTGCTTTAGAAAATGTTACAATCAATATGATAGAAAAAGATTCGATTACGATCACAAAATACGATGGTCCATTAAACGTTGACGAACTGAAGGACACGGATGTAACGAAAGAGGATGAAAAGTAA
- a CDS encoding UDP-N-acetylmuramoyl-L-alanyl-D-glutamate--2,6-diaminopimelate ligase — translation MNAKQLINVLPDYTCTNNIESIEIKQLEMDNRRITTDALFVCIKGYTQDGHEYAEAAVESGAKLIVAERQLNVSVPVVIVPDTSRALAQLANAFYQHPSKRMNVIGVTGTNGKTSVTHIIDEIQQRAAKKTALIGTIKMTIDKMEYEVKNTTPDALFLQDSFQKMVDQAIDVCTMEVSSHALDLGRVHGVDFNIAVFTNLSQDHLDYHESMESYLHAKSLLFSQLGNTFDEKQPKYAIINEDDANATFLKNATAQSVLTYGVKNNTTFQAVNVKLMASGVSFTMKTPEGDVQVESKLMGMFSVYNLLAAAAASYAAGIDLVTIQEVLHATSGVKGRFQPVEHSGDFGVIVDYAHTPDSLENVLTTIKRFCEGTIYVVVGCGGDRDRRKRPLMAEVACKYADNAIFTADNPRSEAPQAILDDMIDNLTYTNYQIVPDRETAIKQAIEQANDKDVVLIAGKGHETYQIVGDQVLDFDDEQVAKKYLSE, via the coding sequence ATGAATGCCAAACAATTAATCAACGTCTTACCAGACTATACTTGCACGAACAATATAGAATCAATTGAAATCAAACAATTGGAAATGGACAACAGACGAATCACAACGGACGCATTATTTGTATGTATTAAAGGCTATACCCAAGATGGACATGAGTATGCTGAAGCAGCTGTAGAAAGTGGAGCAAAGCTGATTGTAGCAGAAAGACAATTAAATGTTTCCGTACCTGTAGTGATTGTACCGGATACATCCAGAGCACTTGCTCAATTAGCGAATGCTTTCTATCAGCATCCATCTAAGCGTATGAACGTCATCGGTGTAACAGGAACAAATGGAAAAACATCGGTAACCCATATCATTGATGAAATTCAGCAACGGGCTGCTAAGAAAACAGCGCTGATTGGTACAATTAAGATGACCATTGATAAGATGGAATATGAAGTGAAAAATACGACGCCAGATGCGTTATTCTTGCAAGACAGTTTTCAGAAAATGGTCGATCAAGCCATCGATGTTTGTACGATGGAAGTTTCGTCGCATGCACTGGACTTAGGAAGAGTTCACGGCGTAGATTTTAATATTGCTGTTTTTACTAATTTAAGTCAGGATCACCTTGATTATCACGAATCAATGGAAAGCTATCTGCATGCCAAAAGTTTATTATTTTCACAGTTGGGTAATACATTTGATGAAAAGCAGCCAAAATATGCTATCATCAATGAAGATGATGCCAATGCTACGTTCTTGAAGAATGCAACAGCTCAATCGGTATTAACGTATGGAGTTAAGAATAATACCACTTTTCAAGCTGTCAATGTAAAATTGATGGCTAGTGGTGTTTCTTTTACTATGAAAACCCCGGAAGGTGACGTGCAAGTCGAAAGCAAGCTGATGGGGATGTTCAGTGTGTATAATTTATTAGCTGCAGCAGCGGCGAGTTACGCAGCAGGTATTGATTTAGTTACAATACAAGAAGTGTTACATGCTACTTCAGGTGTTAAAGGACGTTTTCAACCAGTGGAACACAGTGGAGACTTCGGTGTGATTGTCGATTATGCTCATACTCCAGATTCACTTGAGAATGTATTAACTACCATTAAGCGTTTTTGCGAAGGAACCATTTATGTAGTAGTTGGATGTGGTGGGGACCGCGACAGAAGAAAGAGACCATTAATGGCTGAAGTGGCATGTAAGTATGCTGATAATGCCATTTTTACTGCGGATAATCCGCGCTCTGAAGCACCTCAGGCAATTCTTGATGATATGATTGATAATCTAACTTATACTAATTATCAAATTGTTCCAGACAGAGAAACAGCAATTAAACAGGCGATCGAACAAGCTAATGATAAAGATGTCGTCCTCATCGCGGGTAAAGGTCATGAGACTTATCAGATCGTCGGTGATCAAGTGTTAGATTTTGACGACGAACAAGTTGCAAAAAAATATTTAAGCGAGTAA
- the mraY gene encoding phospho-N-acetylmuramoyl-pentapeptide-transferase yields MNEYTFLITVAIAFLITVLLSPILIPFLRRLKFGQSIREEGPKSHQKKSGTPTMGGVMIILSITITTIFVVLRVNNGVLGYEIFLLLLVLIGFGLLGFLDDFIKVVLKRNLGLTSKQKLLGQLVISVIFYIVLLREDFATTISLPGTDMALELGWFYPIFIVVMLVGSSNAVNLTDGLDGLLAGTAAIAFGAFAILAWYGIPDLTITLFSLAVVGALLGFLVFNAHPAKVFMGDTGSLALGGAIAAIAILLKMEILLVIIGGVFVLETLSVIIQVISFKTRGKRIFLMSPLHHHYELKGWSEWRVVTTFWAVGILFAILGIYIEVLST; encoded by the coding sequence ATGAATGAATATACATTTTTAATTACAGTAGCGATCGCATTTTTGATCACTGTTCTGCTATCCCCGATATTGATTCCTTTTCTGAGGAGATTGAAATTTGGTCAAAGTATCAGAGAAGAAGGGCCGAAATCACACCAGAAGAAGTCAGGAACGCCAACAATGGGGGGCGTAATGATTATTTTAAGTATTACGATTACGACTATTTTCGTTGTACTTCGTGTGAATAATGGTGTGCTCGGCTACGAAATTTTTCTATTATTATTAGTATTAATCGGATTTGGTCTGTTAGGTTTCCTCGATGATTTTATTAAAGTCGTTTTGAAACGGAATTTAGGATTAACATCCAAGCAAAAACTGCTCGGTCAGCTTGTTATTTCGGTTATTTTTTATATCGTATTATTGAGAGAGGACTTTGCCACTACAATATCGTTACCAGGAACGGATATGGCGCTCGAGCTCGGCTGGTTTTATCCGATTTTTATTGTAGTCATGCTGGTAGGATCATCTAATGCTGTTAACTTGACTGATGGACTAGACGGTTTGTTAGCAGGGACAGCTGCAATAGCTTTTGGCGCATTTGCTATTTTAGCTTGGTACGGAATTCCTGATTTAACGATCACCCTATTCAGTCTTGCCGTAGTTGGTGCACTTTTAGGTTTTCTTGTCTTTAACGCGCATCCCGCTAAGGTATTTATGGGTGATACTGGCTCCTTAGCATTAGGTGGTGCTATTGCAGCGATCGCTATCTTATTGAAAATGGAAATCCTGCTAGTGATTATTGGTGGTGTCTTTGTTTTAGAAACATTATCCGTTATTATTCAGGTTATATCATTTAAAACAAGAGGGAAGCGGATCTTCCTGATGAGTCCACTTCATCATCATTATGAATTAAAAGGCTGGTCAGAATGGCGTGTCGTCACAACGTTCTGGGCTGTGGGTATATTGTTCGCGATATTAGGCATTTACATTGAGGTGTTGTCAACATGA
- a CDS encoding small basic family protein has protein sequence MWLPGLFLIIGLVLGFMTNVSIPQAYSNYLSIAVLAALDTLFGGIRAQLDRKFDQQVFITGFFFNVSLAALLAFIGVQLGIDLYLAAIFAFGVRLFQNLAIIRRLLLSKYDEYKQQKKHAKDQK, from the coding sequence ATGTGGCTACCGGGACTGTTTTTAATAATTGGCTTAGTATTGGGCTTTATGACTAATGTGTCCATACCTCAAGCCTATTCAAATTATTTATCCATTGCTGTATTGGCTGCGTTAGATACATTATTTGGTGGAATCAGAGCGCAATTGGATCGAAAATTTGATCAGCAAGTATTCATTACCGGATTTTTCTTTAATGTCTCGTTGGCAGCCTTACTTGCTTTTATAGGTGTTCAGTTGGGAATTGATCTTTATCTGGCAGCTATATTTGCATTTGGTGTCCGCTTGTTTCAAAATTTGGCCATCATTCGCCGGTTGTTACTTAGCAAATATGATGAATACAAACAGCAAAAAAAACATGCAAAAGACCAGAAATGA
- a CDS encoding cell division protein FtsQ/DivIB, whose protein sequence is MGQKRVVSIEDRIPKLKQDRRKKANRKLIFYLLIFFLLIFIVIYLQSPMSNVKHISVEGAQWIDDDVIINQSGIEDNANFWGVHTKDLEENIITHPQIKSVDVSKSFPNTIVMNVNELNHVAYAQMEDNLYPLLENGDLLDSVNWSDIKGDVPVLKGFSDDHYLQELSEELASTSPYVAVLISEVTWVPSDSNPYKIKLYMTDGQEVESSIRNLSSNLESYPSIVSQLDPEKEGVIKIDQSGAVFTPYEVDKKEEEEIEGNEE, encoded by the coding sequence ATGGGACAGAAAAGAGTCGTTTCGATTGAAGATCGTATTCCAAAATTGAAACAAGATCGTCGAAAAAAAGCAAATAGAAAATTGATTTTTTATTTGCTTATCTTTTTTCTATTAATCTTTATCGTCATTTATCTGCAATCTCCTATGAGTAATGTGAAGCATATTTCGGTTGAAGGGGCTCAATGGATTGATGACGATGTAATTATTAATCAGAGTGGTATCGAGGACAATGCTAATTTTTGGGGCGTACATACAAAAGATTTAGAAGAAAATATTATAACACACCCACAAATAAAATCGGTGGATGTGTCGAAGTCCTTTCCTAATACCATTGTGATGAATGTGAATGAATTAAACCATGTGGCTTATGCACAAATGGAGGACAACCTTTATCCTTTGTTAGAGAACGGGGATTTGTTAGATTCGGTTAACTGGTCTGATATTAAAGGTGATGTACCGGTTCTAAAAGGATTTTCGGACGATCACTATCTTCAGGAATTATCGGAAGAGCTGGCTAGTACGTCACCTTATGTAGCGGTGTTAATTTCTGAAGTAACTTGGGTACCTTCTGATTCTAATCCATACAAAATTAAACTTTATATGACAGATGGTCAGGAGGTGGAGTCTTCTATCCGAAATTTATCCTCTAATTTAGAAAGTTATCCATCGATTGTCAGTCAGCTGGACCCAGAGAAGGAAGGCGTGATTAAGATTGACCAGAGTGGGGCCGTATTTACACCTTATGAGGTCGATAAGAAAGAGGAGGAAGAAATAGAGGGTAATGAAGAGTAA
- the ftsZ gene encoding cell division protein FtsZ → MLDFDTNMDQLATIKVIGVGGGGSNAVNRMIEHGVQGVEFIAVNTDAQALNLSKAEVKMQIGTKLTRGLGAGANPEVGRKAAEESKEQIEEILKGSDMVFVTAGMGGGTGTGAAPVIASVAKELGALTVGVVTRPFTFEGRKRATQAVSGIDGLKSSVDTLIVIPNDRLLEIIDKNTPMLEAFREADNVLRQGVQGISDLIATPGLINVDFADVKTIMADKGSALMGIGIATGESRAAEAAKKAISSPLLETSIDGAHGVLMNITGGANLSLYEVQEAADIVTSAADQEVNVIFGSVINEDLKDEIVVTVIATGFDETQIKNAQNKPRSGLQSGPQKREKQQPKQQQPEKPQQEPAPTSSASRPKQEEDTLDIPTFLRNRNRRR, encoded by the coding sequence ATGTTAGACTTTGATACGAATATGGATCAGCTAGCTACGATAAAAGTAATCGGTGTCGGCGGTGGCGGAAGCAACGCTGTAAACCGAATGATAGAACATGGTGTACAAGGTGTGGAATTTATAGCTGTAAACACCGACGCACAGGCACTGAACTTGTCAAAAGCTGAAGTAAAAATGCAAATTGGAACGAAATTAACTAGAGGATTAGGCGCAGGCGCCAATCCAGAAGTAGGTAGAAAAGCAGCGGAAGAGAGCAAAGAACAGATTGAAGAAATTCTAAAAGGTTCAGATATGGTATTTGTTACTGCTGGTATGGGCGGAGGTACCGGAACTGGTGCTGCTCCAGTTATCGCTTCTGTTGCAAAAGAGCTGGGTGCCTTAACCGTTGGCGTTGTTACACGCCCGTTTACCTTCGAAGGTAGAAAGCGTGCTACGCAGGCAGTGTCAGGAATTGATGGATTAAAAAGCAGTGTAGATACATTGATCGTTATTCCGAATGATCGATTGTTAGAAATTATTGATAAAAACACACCGATGTTAGAAGCGTTCCGTGAAGCGGATAATGTCTTGCGTCAAGGTGTACAGGGTATCTCTGATTTAATTGCAACACCTGGTTTAATTAACGTCGACTTTGCCGATGTGAAGACCATTATGGCTGATAAAGGTTCAGCATTAATGGGTATCGGTATCGCAACAGGTGAAAGCCGAGCCGCTGAAGCTGCGAAGAAGGCCATCTCTTCTCCATTGCTTGAAACATCAATTGATGGGGCGCATGGCGTTCTGATGAATATTACAGGTGGAGCTAATTTAAGCCTTTATGAAGTACAAGAGGCAGCGGATATCGTGACATCTGCAGCAGACCAGGAAGTAAATGTTATTTTTGGTTCTGTGATTAATGAAGACTTAAAAGACGAAATTGTAGTAACGGTTATTGCAACTGGATTTGATGAAACACAAATTAAAAATGCTCAAAACAAACCAAGATCCGGCTTACAGTCAGGTCCGCAAAAAAGAGAAAAGCAACAACCTAAACAACAACAACCAGAAAAACCACAACAAGAACCAGCACCAACGTCTTCTGCATCAAGACCAAAACAAGAAGAAGACACGTTGGATATCCCAACATTCCTAAGAAATCGTAACAGAAGAAGATAA
- the murD gene encoding UDP-N-acetylmuramoyl-L-alanine--D-glutamate ligase → MNELKAFPYQRVLILGLAKSGTAVAKLLHRNGIGVIVNDLKTPEDDDNVRQIRDLGIGVIVGEHPLSVLDDVDAVIKNPGIPYENVLIKEALHKDLPILTEIELIAYFGIDQVVGITGSNGKTTTTTLIYEMFKRAELPASLAGNIGHVASEVAEGMEENEKMIIELSSFQLLGVDRFKPRIAVLLNLFEAHLDYHHTIEHYQNAKATIFKNQTEQDYLVYNADDPRIKQMVKPAASTLVPFSREAQLTTGAYCKDGAIYFKQEKVMDIDAIALVGAHNLENILAAVAVAKIEGISNLTIQAVLGSFTGVSHRLQFVEEVNGRLCYNDSKATNILATSKALNAFSQPVILLAGGLDRGNEFDELIPHMSNVKGMVLFGETSEKLTRAGKAADVEQIQIVTTMEEAVQQAYQLSEKGDIILLSPACASWDQYKTFEERGNMFIDSVHKL, encoded by the coding sequence ATGAATGAGTTAAAAGCATTTCCTTATCAAAGAGTGTTAATATTAGGTCTGGCAAAAAGTGGAACAGCAGTAGCGAAATTATTACATCGCAATGGAATTGGTGTTATCGTCAATGATTTAAAAACGCCGGAAGATGATGATAATGTCCGTCAAATTAGAGATCTTGGTATAGGAGTTATCGTAGGAGAACACCCACTGTCTGTATTAGATGATGTAGATGCTGTGATCAAAAACCCGGGTATTCCTTATGAGAATGTTCTGATCAAAGAAGCGTTGCACAAAGACTTGCCGATATTGACGGAAATTGAATTAATTGCTTATTTCGGAATTGATCAAGTAGTGGGTATCACCGGATCTAACGGAAAAACAACCACTACAACATTAATTTATGAGATGTTTAAACGGGCGGAACTTCCAGCAAGTCTTGCAGGGAATATAGGCCATGTTGCTTCAGAAGTAGCAGAAGGCATGGAGGAAAATGAAAAGATGATCATTGAGTTATCATCTTTTCAGTTATTAGGCGTTGACCGTTTCAAACCAAGGATTGCTGTTTTACTAAATCTTTTTGAAGCACATCTCGATTATCACCATACAATCGAACATTATCAAAATGCGAAAGCAACTATTTTTAAAAATCAAACGGAACAGGACTATCTCGTCTATAATGCTGATGATCCCCGCATTAAGCAGATGGTCAAACCTGCAGCTTCTACACTTGTGCCTTTTAGCCGTGAAGCCCAGCTCACGACTGGCGCATATTGTAAAGATGGTGCGATTTATTTCAAGCAAGAAAAAGTCATGGATATCGATGCAATTGCATTGGTAGGGGCACACAACCTCGAAAATATTCTGGCTGCAGTTGCCGTAGCAAAGATTGAAGGGATTTCTAATCTTACCATACAAGCAGTGCTTGGTAGTTTTACCGGCGTGTCCCATCGCTTGCAATTTGTTGAAGAAGTTAATGGCAGGCTTTGTTATAATGATTCGAAAGCTACCAATATATTAGCTACTTCGAAAGCTTTAAACGCATTTAGCCAACCTGTGATTCTATTAGCGGGTGGCCTTGATCGTGGAAATGAATTTGATGAGTTAATTCCACATATGTCCAATGTCAAGGGAATGGTCTTGTTTGGAGAGACAAGTGAGAAGTTAACTCGCGCAGGTAAGGCGGCAGATGTAGAACAAATTCAAATTGTGACAACGATGGAAGAAGCCGTTCAACAAGCCTATCAGCTATCGGAAAAAGGTGACATCATTTTGTTGTCCCCCGCTTGTGCGAGCTGGGATCAATATAAAACCTTTGAAGAAAGAGGCAACATGTTTATCGATTCTGTGCATAAGTTATAA
- the ftsA gene encoding cell division protein FtsA, whose protein sequence is MDNGEILVSLDIGTSKIKVIIGEIVGDSLNVIGVGTAKSLGMKKGAIVDIDETVHSIRTAVEQAERMVDIHIDQVIVGINGNHVQLQRCHGVVAVSSDSKEIAEEDIHRVMDAAQVMSIPPEREIVDVIPKQFIVDGLDEIRDPRGMIGVRLEMEGTIITCSKTMLHNILKCVEKAGLKIMDICLQPLATGEVALSQDEKSLGVALLDIGGGSTTVSVFEDDGLAATSVIPLGGYNITKDLSIGLRTTSEEAEDIKLDHGHAFFQDANDEEIFDVNIIGSNQRQTFNQVDLAEIIEARLEEILVYSAREIQKMGYDEIPGGLVLTGGSMSMPGTAELAQDIYQSNVRIAIPDYIGVREPQFTAGIGILKFAYKNAKIQGKQFSNAVTEQEMEEKPVQKEKPNRAQAKPQKQRQPKEKKEPKIANFFKYFFD, encoded by the coding sequence ATGGATAACGGTGAAATTCTAGTCAGCTTGGATATAGGTACATCAAAAATAAAAGTGATTATCGGCGAAATAGTAGGAGATTCACTTAATGTAATTGGTGTAGGAACAGCCAAGTCACTAGGTATGAAAAAAGGAGCTATAGTAGACATAGACGAAACTGTACATTCGATCCGTACAGCCGTCGAACAGGCGGAACGTATGGTAGATATACATATTGATCAAGTAATTGTAGGTATTAACGGCAATCATGTGCAATTACAAAGATGCCATGGTGTAGTTGCGGTCTCCAGTGATAGTAAAGAAATTGCAGAAGAAGATATTCATCGGGTTATGGATGCGGCACAGGTTATGTCTATTCCGCCAGAGCGCGAAATTGTCGATGTTATTCCGAAACAATTTATTGTGGACGGGCTTGACGAGATCCGTGATCCTAGAGGAATGATTGGTGTTCGCTTAGAAATGGAAGGTACTATCATTACTTGCTCCAAAACCATGTTGCATAATATTTTGAAGTGTGTAGAAAAAGCCGGATTAAAAATTATGGATATTTGCTTGCAGCCTTTGGCAACTGGTGAAGTTGCATTATCACAAGACGAAAAAAGTCTAGGAGTCGCCTTACTGGATATCGGCGGAGGAAGTACAACAGTATCTGTATTTGAAGACGATGGATTAGCGGCTACAAGTGTTATACCTCTTGGCGGATACAATATTACGAAGGATCTATCCATTGGGTTACGGACAACCTCAGAAGAAGCTGAAGATATTAAACTTGATCATGGTCATGCATTTTTCCAAGATGCGAATGATGAAGAAATCTTTGATGTCAATATCATTGGCAGTAATCAAAGACAAACATTTAATCAAGTAGATTTAGCTGAAATTATTGAAGCTAGACTAGAAGAGATTCTGGTTTACAGTGCTAGAGAAATTCAAAAAATGGGATATGATGAGATCCCAGGAGGTTTAGTACTTACTGGCGGATCAATGAGTATGCCTGGTACAGCTGAATTAGCGCAGGATATTTATCAAAGTAATGTAAGAATTGCGATACCTGATTATATTGGGGTTCGTGAGCCTCAATTCACTGCAGGAATTGGTATCTTGAAATTTGCCTACAAGAATGCGAAAATACAAGGGAAACAGTTTTCAAATGCAGTAACAGAACAAGAAATGGAAGAAAAGCCTGTTCAAAAAGAAAAACCGAACCGGGCGCAGGCAAAACCTCAGAAACAACGACAGCCAAAAGAGAAGAAAGAGCCTAAAATAGCAAACTTTTTCAAATATTTCTTTGATTAA
- the spoVE gene encoding stage V sporulation protein E — translation MVKHRKPDYLLIFFILLILTVGTIMVYSASSIWAEYKFGDTYYFLKRQLLFAGVGIAAMWFVSQIPYFQWIKYRKWIFIGCFILLVAVLIPGVGLVRGGARSWIGVGAFSIQPAEFIKLGMIMFLSGYLVNHQDKITEFKKGFVPPLALTMLVFLFIMLQPDLGTGMVFLLTCFLLIFVAGARIIHFVFLAGFGFIGFMLLIISAPYRINRITAFLDPWEDPLGTGFQIIQSLYAIGPGGLLGVGFGNSLQKYFYLPEPHNDFIFAVIAEELGFLGASFVILLFFLFIWRGILVAIHAPDLFARLLAIGIVGMIAIQVMINISVVIGLIPVTGITLPFLSYGGSSLTLTLCSVGILINISKYRQ, via the coding sequence ATGGTAAAACATCGAAAACCAGATTATCTATTAATCTTCTTTATTCTGTTGATACTTACTGTGGGGACTATTATGGTATATAGTGCCTCGTCTATATGGGCGGAGTATAAATTTGGTGACACATATTATTTTTTGAAACGGCAGCTGTTATTTGCGGGAGTAGGTATTGCTGCGATGTGGTTTGTCTCTCAGATTCCTTATTTTCAATGGATTAAATACCGCAAATGGATTTTTATAGGCTGTTTTATTCTCTTGGTTGCTGTACTGATTCCAGGGGTCGGATTGGTTAGAGGGGGAGCGAGAAGCTGGATAGGAGTAGGAGCATTCAGTATTCAACCGGCGGAATTCATCAAACTTGGTATGATCATGTTTTTAAGTGGTTATCTCGTTAATCATCAGGACAAGATTACGGAGTTTAAAAAAGGATTTGTACCGCCATTAGCATTAACTATGCTTGTTTTTCTATTTATTATGCTGCAGCCAGACCTTGGGACAGGTATGGTTTTTCTCCTGACATGTTTTCTGTTAATCTTTGTAGCAGGAGCTAGGATCATCCATTTTGTATTCTTAGCGGGATTTGGTTTTATCGGATTTATGCTGCTGATCATTTCGGCACCGTATCGGATTAATCGAATTACTGCCTTTCTTGATCCGTGGGAAGACCCGTTAGGAACCGGATTTCAAATAATTCAATCACTCTATGCGATTGGACCAGGAGGATTACTAGGAGTAGGTTTTGGTAACAGCCTGCAAAAATATTTTTATTTACCAGAACCGCACAATGATTTTATATTTGCTGTTATTGCAGAAGAATTAGGTTTTCTTGGAGCTAGTTTTGTTATTTTATTGTTCTTTCTGTTTATCTGGCGTGGAATACTAGTTGCGATTCATGCCCCTGATTTATTTGCAAGATTGCTTGCTATAGGTATAGTAGGGATGATTGCCATTCAGGTGATGATTAACATTAGTGTTGTTATTGGCCTCATTCCAGTAACTGGGATTACATTGCCCTTCTTAAGCTATGGAGGATCATCTTTAACACTAACACTATGTTCAGTTGGCATATTAATTAACATTAGTAAATATCGCCAGTAA
- a CDS encoding DUF881 domain-containing protein: protein MKSNPVIFAFVFLVLGFLITFSYQQTKSSAEIVQVNDQDWERDYYYRKQLIEMEESNKQLRTELYQTRQAVKEMEQEIGEGTDDLKQLVETKTTLQKLTGELAVTGDGIMVTLKDASYIPSEDHANQYIVHDRHIHQTVNELFSAGAKAVAINGQRIYRNSYITCIGPVISVDGNAYPAPFVISAIGDQDILDVSLNLKNGVIDQLVQDNIEVTIEKKSDIEMQAKDI from the coding sequence ATGAAGAGTAATCCAGTAATATTTGCATTCGTCTTTTTAGTATTAGGATTTCTGATTACATTTAGTTATCAGCAAACGAAGTCATCCGCAGAGATTGTTCAAGTGAATGATCAGGATTGGGAAAGAGATTATTATTATCGTAAGCAATTAATTGAAATGGAAGAATCGAACAAACAGCTTCGTACTGAGTTGTATCAAACAAGGCAGGCAGTCAAGGAAATGGAGCAGGAAATAGGGGAAGGTACGGATGACTTGAAACAACTGGTTGAAACGAAAACCACCCTGCAAAAACTAACTGGTGAGTTAGCTGTCACAGGGGATGGTATTATGGTGACATTAAAGGACGCCAGCTATATTCCAAGTGAAGATCATGCGAACCAATATATTGTACATGACAGACATATTCACCAGACAGTAAACGAACTGTTTAGTGCTGGTGCAAAAGCTGTAGCCATAAATGGTCAGCGGATATACCGCAACAGTTATATTACGTGTATTGGACCGGTGATTTCTGTTGATGGTAATGCTTATCCCGCTCCATTCGTTATTTCGGCTATAGGTGATCAGGACATTTTGGATGTCAGCTTAAACCTGAAAAACGGTGTAATAGATCAACTCGTGCAAGATAATATCGAAGTGACGATTGAAAAAAAATCTGATATAGAAATGCAAGCGAAGGATATATGA